In Microbacterium sp. SLBN-146, one genomic interval encodes:
- a CDS encoding thioredoxin domain-containing protein codes for MNERLSSSASPYLRAHADNPVAWYPWGREAFDEARRRDVPVFVSIGYSTCHWCHVMARELFADRETAADLDAGFVSIKVDREEHPEVDAAYMAAAAAFTLHLGWPLSVFVTPDGHPFFAGTYFPPSARGGVPAFRDVLGAVREAWTERREQVAETADALVQALASARAHGTHGGGGLPDVAALASAAQMLAAREDPEYGGLWGGDPVAPKFPVATALRFLQHPVIREAAPGAAAVAERALAAMSSSPLRDVIEGGFFRYATRRDWSIPHYERMLTDNALLLDVAAAADDGATARGIASFLTLVLQQPAGGFGAAQDSESWIDGRRSEGGYYLVNDRAGLQPPAVDGKVVTGWNGLAIGALARAGARLGTAEWIEAARWAADAVLTINTTADGRLVRASLDEIPSRAAASLADYGQLASGLTALAIATGEPAYVERARALLDACMRPNGEPTVPGGGDGVLSAQGMGAPDAASDADEPSGLAALAETALALWQLGAGESYRVFAEECVARHRDAALAQPLAHGTLLRVGAGLAVAPRQIVVVADSADDPLVRTARAVEADVVIAVTSEQAAAWAASGFDLFAGKSTQDGRATAYDCRNFSCRLPVTEPADLDEAGAR; via the coding sequence GTGAACGAGCGCCTCTCCTCCTCCGCGAGCCCGTACCTGCGGGCACACGCCGACAATCCCGTCGCGTGGTATCCGTGGGGGAGGGAGGCGTTCGACGAGGCGCGCCGTCGCGACGTGCCCGTCTTCGTGTCGATCGGATATTCCACCTGCCACTGGTGCCACGTCATGGCACGGGAGTTGTTCGCCGACCGCGAGACGGCCGCCGACCTCGACGCGGGCTTCGTCTCGATCAAGGTCGACCGCGAGGAGCATCCCGAGGTCGACGCCGCGTACATGGCAGCCGCGGCGGCCTTCACGCTTCACCTCGGATGGCCGCTGTCGGTGTTCGTGACCCCCGACGGCCACCCGTTCTTCGCCGGAACCTACTTCCCGCCGTCGGCGCGCGGCGGAGTTCCCGCCTTCCGTGACGTTCTGGGCGCCGTCCGGGAGGCGTGGACGGAACGTCGCGAGCAGGTCGCCGAAACGGCGGATGCTCTCGTGCAGGCGCTGGCGTCCGCCCGTGCGCACGGGACGCACGGCGGCGGGGGTCTCCCCGACGTCGCGGCGCTCGCATCCGCCGCGCAGATGCTCGCGGCGCGCGAGGATCCCGAGTACGGCGGACTCTGGGGCGGCGACCCCGTGGCGCCGAAGTTCCCCGTCGCGACCGCGCTCCGCTTCCTCCAGCACCCCGTCATCCGCGAGGCCGCACCGGGGGCGGCCGCTGTCGCGGAGCGTGCGCTCGCCGCGATGTCCTCGTCGCCCCTCCGCGACGTCATCGAGGGCGGGTTCTTCCGCTACGCCACGCGGCGGGACTGGTCGATTCCGCACTACGAACGGATGCTGACCGACAACGCCCTGCTGCTCGACGTCGCCGCCGCGGCGGACGACGGGGCGACGGCGCGGGGCATCGCCTCCTTCCTCACTCTCGTGCTGCAGCAGCCCGCCGGCGGGTTCGGTGCCGCGCAGGACTCCGAGTCGTGGATCGACGGCAGGCGCAGCGAAGGCGGCTACTACCTCGTGAACGACCGTGCGGGGCTGCAACCACCCGCTGTCGACGGCAAGGTCGTCACGGGGTGGAACGGCCTCGCGATCGGGGCGCTCGCACGAGCCGGCGCGCGTCTCGGGACCGCCGAATGGATCGAGGCCGCGCGCTGGGCGGCCGATGCCGTCCTCACGATCAACACCACCGCGGATGGCAGGCTCGTCCGCGCATCGCTCGACGAGATCCCTTCGCGCGCGGCGGCATCGCTCGCCGACTACGGGCAGCTCGCGTCGGGGCTCACGGCGCTCGCGATCGCGACGGGGGAGCCGGCCTACGTCGAGCGCGCGCGAGCACTCCTCGACGCGTGCATGCGCCCGAACGGCGAACCGACCGTGCCGGGCGGCGGCGACGGCGTCCTCTCGGCGCAGGGGATGGGAGCGCCCGACGCGGCGTCCGATGCGGACGAACCCTCAGGTCTTGCCGCGCTCGCCGAGACGGCACTCGCTCTGTGGCAGCTCGGCGCGGGCGAGTCGTACCGGGTCTTCGCGGAGGAGTGCGTCGCACGACACCGCGACGCGGCGCTGGCTCAGCCGCTCGCGCACGGAACGCTCTTGCGCGTTGGCGCGGGTCTCGCCGTCGCTCCCCGCCAGATCGTCGTGGTGGCGGACTCCGCGGACGACCCGCTCGTCCGGACGGCGCGCGCCGTCGAGGCCGACGTCGTCATCGCCGTGACATCCGAGCAGGCGGCCGCGTGGGCGGCATCCGGATTCGACCTCTTCGCGGGGAAATCGACCCAGGACGGGCGGGCGACGGCGTACGACTGCCGTAACTTCTCCTGCCGGCTTCCCGTGACGGAACCCGCCGACCTCGACGAGGCCGGCGCGCGCTGA
- a CDS encoding glutamyl-tRNA reductase, giving the protein MLFCLTANHRNTDFDVLDRISRVADSLADDLTQTHSFVRGAVVLATCNRFEAYLELDEPLTGGAVVAREAVLDMLEGPAGADAEALRASAVSIAGSDVVHHLFAVSSGLESMVVGEEEISGQVQRALGAARRAGTTSAALERAFQRATHATREMRATADVAAAGRSLARIALDLADTRVTNWATVPVLLVGTGQYAATTIAALRARGAEDIRVYSATGRAEQFAAKYGIRAESDLRDAIGEADIVLTCTARYVVTEEHIPVGRRRLIIDLGLPRNVDPSVASVEGVELLDLELIGRHAALPELGPGAFEIVGTAASVFNAEQAAAPAIVALRGHIQTALDAEIQRVRDRGGDAATEAALRHLAGVISHAPTVRAREFAAEGRLHEFEDALETLFGIEVPRSQGNTLRGLSAG; this is encoded by the coding sequence GTGCTGTTCTGTCTGACGGCGAATCATCGCAACACCGACTTCGATGTCCTCGATCGCATTTCTCGCGTCGCGGACTCGCTCGCCGACGACCTCACGCAGACGCACTCGTTCGTTCGCGGGGCCGTCGTCCTGGCCACGTGCAACCGGTTCGAGGCGTACCTGGAGCTGGATGAACCGCTCACGGGCGGAGCCGTCGTCGCCCGTGAAGCCGTCCTCGACATGCTCGAGGGTCCCGCGGGAGCCGACGCCGAGGCTCTTCGCGCCTCCGCCGTCAGCATCGCGGGAAGCGACGTCGTCCACCACCTCTTCGCCGTGAGTTCGGGCCTGGAGTCGATGGTCGTCGGCGAAGAGGAGATCAGCGGTCAAGTGCAGCGCGCGCTCGGCGCCGCGCGCCGAGCCGGCACCACGAGCGCGGCCCTCGAGCGCGCATTCCAGCGCGCAACACACGCGACGCGCGAAATGCGCGCGACGGCCGACGTCGCCGCCGCGGGCCGCTCCCTCGCCCGCATCGCCCTCGACCTCGCCGACACGCGTGTCACCAACTGGGCGACCGTCCCGGTCCTGCTCGTCGGGACGGGTCAGTACGCCGCCACGACGATCGCGGCCCTCCGCGCACGCGGCGCCGAGGACATCCGGGTCTACTCCGCGACGGGGCGAGCCGAGCAGTTCGCCGCGAAGTACGGCATCCGCGCCGAGAGCGATCTCCGTGACGCGATCGGCGAGGCCGACATCGTCCTGACCTGCACGGCCCGCTACGTCGTGACGGAGGAGCACATCCCCGTCGGGCGGCGTCGCCTCATCATCGACCTGGGTCTCCCCCGCAACGTCGACCCGTCCGTGGCATCCGTCGAAGGGGTCGAGCTGCTCGACCTCGAGCTCATCGGCCGCCACGCGGCGCTTCCCGAACTCGGTCCCGGCGCTTTCGAGATCGTCGGCACAGCGGCGAGCGTCTTCAACGCCGAGCAAGCGGCGGCCCCGGCGATCGTGGCGCTCCGCGGCCACATCCAGACGGCACTCGACGCCGAGATCCAGCGCGTGCGCGATCGCGGCGGCGATGCGGCGACCGAGGCGGCGCTCCGCCACCTCGCGGGAGTCATCTCGCACGCCCCGACCGTCCGCGCGCGTGAGTTCGCCGCCGAAGGACGCCTGCACGAGTTCGAAGACGCCCTCGAGACGCTTTTCGGCATCGAGGTGCCCCGCAGTCAGGGGAACACCCTCCGGGGCCTTTCCGCCGGCTGA
- the hemE gene encoding uroporphyrinogen decarboxylase gives MALPETHPLRDGRTSDSRLVRAARGDRPEILPVWFMRQAGRSLPEYRETRAGTEMLDACLTPALAAEITLQPVRRHGVDAAVFFSDIVIPVLLAGVAVSIVPGRGPVLETPVRSASDVLALRPIEPDALDPISEAVRLVVAELGDTPLVGFGGAPYTLASYLVEGGPSKEQLRTRALMRSDPRTWATLLNWCADVTGAFLEAQVRAGASVVQLFDSWAGSLSRDDYVKRALPHSKRALDALRGLDVPRIHFGLGLSESLDATPAVGADVIGVDWRLPLDEANRRLGGRFPLQGNIDPALLTAPWSLIDRHVRDVVERGAAAPAHIVNLGHGVPPETDPTVLTRIVELVHEL, from the coding sequence ATCGCCCTGCCCGAGACCCACCCGCTGCGCGATGGGCGCACGTCGGACTCCCGTCTCGTCCGCGCCGCCCGCGGCGACCGCCCCGAGATCCTGCCGGTGTGGTTCATGCGCCAGGCGGGGCGTTCTCTGCCGGAGTACCGCGAGACGCGGGCCGGCACCGAGATGCTCGATGCGTGTCTCACCCCCGCGCTCGCCGCCGAGATCACGCTCCAGCCCGTCCGCCGCCACGGTGTCGACGCCGCCGTCTTCTTCAGCGACATCGTCATCCCCGTTCTCCTCGCCGGCGTCGCCGTGTCGATCGTTCCGGGACGGGGGCCCGTCCTCGAGACCCCCGTGCGTTCCGCATCCGATGTGCTGGCGCTTCGCCCCATCGAACCCGACGCTCTCGACCCGATCTCGGAGGCTGTGCGGCTCGTCGTGGCGGAGCTCGGCGACACGCCCCTCGTCGGATTCGGTGGCGCTCCGTACACTCTCGCGAGCTATCTCGTCGAAGGCGGGCCCTCGAAGGAGCAGTTGCGCACGCGCGCTCTCATGCGGAGCGATCCGCGCACGTGGGCGACGCTCCTCAACTGGTGCGCGGACGTGACGGGTGCGTTCCTCGAGGCCCAGGTGCGCGCGGGTGCGAGCGTCGTGCAGCTCTTCGACTCGTGGGCGGGCTCCCTCTCCCGCGACGACTACGTCAAGCGCGCTCTCCCGCACTCGAAGCGCGCCCTCGACGCCCTGCGGGGCCTCGACGTGCCGCGCATCCACTTCGGGCTCGGACTCTCGGAATCCCTCGACGCGACACCCGCCGTCGGTGCCGACGTCATCGGCGTCGACTGGCGGCTGCCGCTCGACGAGGCGAACCGCCGACTGGGCGGGCGTTTCCCGCTCCAGGGGAACATCGACCCGGCTCTCCTGACCGCGCCCTGGAGTCTCATCGACCGTCACGTCCGCGACGTCGTCGAGCGCGGCGCTGCGGCACCCGCGCACATCGTGAACCTCGGACACGGCGTCCCGCCCGAGACGGACCCGACGGTGCTCACACGCATCGTCGAACTCGTGCATGAACTCTGA
- a CDS encoding NAD(P)/FAD-dependent oxidoreductase, with amino-acid sequence MNSDVIVVGGGVGGLVVARRLALNGTRVILLERSDAFGGQVAPLPVAGVALDAAAESFATRGGVVAALAEELELAADIVLPAPTPAWLHRADGTAVPLPAAGVLGIPGEPLAPDVVRAVGRTGAWRAALDRLLPARIGRDAVSLDELVRVRMGAAVADALVAPVVRGVHSIEPSALSVDAASPRLRAEIAVRGSLAAAVSALRAQAPAGSQVASIRGGMHRLVAALVAENERLGVELRTDVEVTRFDATGATLDGARLAGRVVRAYSEPAASPRRLTLVTLVVEAPAWDDAPRGTGLLVDAAAPDVTARALTHTTAKWQWVRDALPGRHVVRLSYDGDPVDPIAEATRDAPLLLGADLSQVTDAAVTTWQRGVAPSDGAVPAVGEGAAGTGLASVVAHAERVAAEILTIP; translated from the coding sequence ATGAACTCTGACGTCATCGTCGTCGGTGGCGGCGTCGGCGGTCTCGTCGTCGCCCGTCGCCTCGCGCTGAATGGCACGCGCGTCATCCTCCTCGAGCGCAGCGATGCGTTCGGTGGACAGGTCGCACCCCTGCCGGTCGCGGGAGTCGCTCTGGATGCCGCGGCCGAGTCGTTCGCGACGAGAGGAGGCGTCGTCGCGGCGCTCGCCGAGGAGCTGGAGCTCGCGGCGGACATCGTGCTCCCCGCGCCGACGCCCGCGTGGCTCCATCGCGCTGACGGGACGGCGGTGCCGCTTCCCGCGGCGGGAGTTCTCGGCATCCCGGGCGAACCGCTCGCCCCCGATGTCGTCCGCGCGGTGGGGCGAACGGGGGCATGGCGGGCAGCGCTCGACCGGCTTCTTCCCGCGCGTATCGGTCGCGACGCGGTATCCCTCGACGAACTCGTGCGGGTCCGCATGGGCGCCGCCGTCGCCGACGCGCTCGTGGCACCCGTCGTCCGTGGAGTGCATTCGATCGAGCCGTCCGCGCTCTCCGTCGACGCCGCGTCTCCGCGGCTTCGAGCGGAGATCGCCGTGCGGGGTTCGCTCGCAGCGGCCGTGAGCGCCCTGCGGGCGCAGGCGCCGGCGGGGTCGCAAGTGGCGAGCATCCGGGGAGGGATGCACCGCCTCGTCGCGGCGCTCGTCGCGGAGAACGAGCGGCTCGGGGTCGAGCTGCGGACCGACGTCGAGGTCACGCGGTTCGACGCGACCGGCGCGACGCTCGACGGGGCGCGCCTTGCAGGCCGTGTCGTCAGGGCATACTCCGAGCCCGCGGCGTCGCCCCGCCGCCTGACCCTCGTGACGCTCGTCGTCGAAGCCCCCGCGTGGGACGATGCACCGCGCGGGACGGGCCTCCTCGTCGACGCGGCTGCTCCCGATGTGACAGCCCGCGCGCTGACGCACACCACGGCGAAGTGGCAGTGGGTGCGCGATGCCCTCCCCGGCCGCCACGTCGTGCGCCTTTCCTACGACGGCGATCCCGTGGACCCGATCGCGGAGGCGACCCGCGATGCGCCGCTCCTCCTCGGCGCCGATCTCTCCCAGGTCACGGATGCCGCGGTGACGACGTGGCAGCGGGGGGTCGCCCCCTCGGACGGAGCGGTCCCCGCCGTCGGCGAAGGAGCAGCGGGGACAGGACTCGCGTCCGTCGTCGCGCACGCCGAACGTGTCGCAGCCGAGATTCTCACGATCCCCTGA
- the hemQ gene encoding hydrogen peroxide-dependent heme synthase: MSSAIDTPVPSAAETTHYALWAVFRRDPHAAAGDSSAPSLADAAAGVSSLRGVYDVSGLRADADILLWLTGTTADGLQADLRTLRRSAELAPLLPTWNALGVHRDAEFSRDHSPAYARGLPPLGWVTVYPFVRSYEWYVLPAAERGEMLAEHGLKGREYPQVQSNTVASFALGDYEWLLALEADDPIDLVDLMRHLRATEARRHVREEVPFFTGRLLALDEVAEVVR; this comes from the coding sequence GTGAGTTCCGCGATCGACACCCCCGTTCCGTCCGCAGCCGAGACCACTCATTACGCCCTGTGGGCCGTCTTCCGCCGCGATCCGCACGCCGCCGCGGGCGATTCGTCCGCGCCGAGCCTCGCCGACGCCGCAGCCGGCGTCTCGAGCCTTCGTGGCGTCTACGACGTCTCGGGTCTCCGCGCTGATGCCGACATCCTGCTGTGGCTCACGGGGACGACGGCGGACGGCCTCCAGGCCGATCTCCGGACGCTCCGGCGTTCGGCGGAACTCGCCCCGCTCCTCCCGACGTGGAACGCTTTGGGCGTTCACCGCGACGCCGAGTTCAGCCGCGATCACTCGCCCGCCTATGCGCGAGGACTGCCGCCGCTCGGGTGGGTGACGGTCTACCCCTTCGTGCGCAGTTACGAGTGGTACGTGCTCCCCGCCGCCGAGCGCGGCGAGATGCTCGCCGAGCACGGGCTCAAGGGCCGCGAGTACCCGCAGGTGCAGTCCAACACGGTCGCGAGCTTCGCGCTCGGAGACTACGAGTGGCTCCTGGCGCTCGAAGCCGACGACCCCATCGACCTCGTCGACCTCATGCGGCATCTGCGGGCGACCGAGGCCCGGCGCCACGTCCGCGAGGAGGTGCCGTTCTTCACGGGACGCCTTCTCGCTCTGGACGAGGTCGCCGAGGTCGTGCGGTGA
- the hemC gene encoding hydroxymethylbilane synthase has product MAQSSKVAEALGGELVPIVSEGDRSTESLSSLGGTGVFAAALREALLAGEVDAVVHSYKDLPTAPLAGLVIAAVPKREDARDALCARDGLTLETLPEGARVGTGSPRRRAQLARRRPDLVLADIRGNVDTRLSRVGADDPERSLDAVVLAAAGLARLGRLDVVTEYFELGPWPTAPAQGALAVETRAGDEKLAARINHTASRVAAEAERGVLARLEAGCAAPIGAHAFVDDGMIFLAARIYRPDGSEMLTSAHAGYVGDVTAAELSDRVASELLASGAADLAPLGGASREDLS; this is encoded by the coding sequence ATGGCGCAGTCGTCGAAGGTCGCTGAGGCGCTCGGCGGCGAGCTCGTTCCGATCGTGTCAGAGGGGGATCGATCGACCGAGTCGCTGTCCTCGCTCGGCGGAACGGGGGTCTTCGCCGCCGCGCTCCGGGAGGCGCTTCTCGCGGGAGAAGTCGACGCTGTCGTGCACTCGTACAAGGACCTCCCGACCGCACCGCTGGCGGGTCTCGTCATCGCCGCTGTGCCGAAGCGCGAGGACGCGCGCGACGCGCTGTGCGCGCGCGACGGTCTGACGCTCGAGACGCTTCCCGAGGGCGCGCGCGTCGGCACGGGTTCGCCGCGACGGCGTGCGCAGCTCGCTCGACGCCGCCCCGACCTGGTGCTGGCGGACATCCGTGGCAACGTTGACACGCGTCTCTCACGCGTCGGCGCCGACGATCCCGAGCGGTCGCTCGACGCCGTGGTGCTCGCCGCGGCAGGACTCGCGCGGCTCGGACGCCTCGACGTCGTGACGGAGTACTTCGAGCTCGGACCGTGGCCGACGGCCCCCGCTCAGGGCGCGCTCGCGGTCGAGACGCGGGCGGGCGACGAGAAGCTCGCGGCCCGCATCAACCACACGGCGTCCCGTGTCGCAGCCGAGGCCGAGCGCGGAGTGCTGGCGCGACTCGAGGCCGGGTGCGCCGCGCCGATCGGCGCGCACGCGTTCGTCGACGACGGCATGATCTTCCTCGCCGCGCGGATCTATCGTCCCGACGGCAGCGAGATGCTCACGAGCGCGCACGCGGGGTACGTCGGCGACGTCACGGCGGCCGAACTGTCCGACCGCGTCGCCAGCGAGCTCCTGGCATCCGGAGCAGCCGACCTCGCTCCGCTCGGCGGAGCCTCCCGAGAGGACCTCTCATGA
- the hemB gene encoding porphobilinogen synthase, which translates to MTGFPAVRARRLRATSAWRRLVSETRLSPAQLVLPLFVREGAVEALPIGSMPGVVQHSLDSLKRELQRATDAGIGGVMLFGVPEHKDATGTGATDPDGILNVATRVAVAEVGDALVVQTDLCLDEFTDHGHCGVLDSRGRVDNDATLERYRDMALAQAAAGSHLLGLSGMMDGQVAVLRDALDAEDRSDVALLAYAAKYASAFYGPFREAVQSSLQGDRRTYQLDPSNRREGAREVELDIAEGADIVMVKPAMSYLDVLADTAAVSPVPVWAYQVSGEYAMVEAAAAQGWIDRERAIDESLTSILRAGADAILTYWAIEAAERANA; encoded by the coding sequence ATGACGGGCTTCCCCGCCGTCCGCGCTCGTCGCCTCCGTGCGACGTCGGCGTGGCGCCGTCTCGTCAGCGAAACGCGACTGAGCCCCGCGCAGCTCGTCCTGCCGCTCTTCGTCCGCGAGGGCGCTGTCGAGGCTCTTCCCATCGGATCGATGCCGGGAGTCGTGCAGCACTCGCTCGACTCGCTCAAGAGGGAGCTGCAGCGCGCAACGGATGCCGGGATCGGCGGCGTCATGCTCTTCGGCGTACCTGAGCACAAGGACGCCACGGGGACCGGGGCGACGGATCCCGACGGCATCCTCAACGTCGCGACGCGCGTCGCCGTCGCCGAGGTCGGGGATGCGCTCGTCGTGCAGACCGACTTGTGCCTCGACGAGTTCACCGACCACGGCCACTGCGGCGTGCTCGACTCCCGCGGACGCGTCGACAACGACGCGACTCTCGAGCGCTACCGCGACATGGCTCTCGCGCAGGCCGCGGCTGGCTCCCACCTCCTGGGACTCTCGGGGATGATGGACGGCCAGGTGGCGGTCCTCCGCGACGCGCTCGATGCCGAGGACCGCTCCGACGTCGCGCTCCTGGCGTACGCGGCGAAGTACGCCTCGGCGTTCTACGGTCCATTCCGCGAGGCGGTGCAGTCCTCGCTCCAGGGGGACCGTCGCACGTATCAGCTCGACCCCTCGAACCGCCGCGAGGGAGCGCGCGAAGTCGAGCTCGACATCGCCGAGGGAGCCGACATCGTGATGGTGAAGCCCGCCATGAGCTACCTCGACGTCCTCGCCGACACCGCTGCGGTCTCGCCCGTTCCCGTGTGGGCCTACCAGGTGAGCGGTGAGTACGCCATGGTCGAGGCCGCCGCGGCGCAGGGGTGGATCGACCGCGAGCGCGCCATCGACGAGTCGCTCACGAGCATCCTCCGGGCGGGAGCCGACGCCATCCTGACGTACTGGGCCATCGAGGCCGCCGAGAGGGCGAACGCATGA
- a CDS encoding glutamate-1-semialdehyde 2,1-aminomutase, with amino-acid sequence MTTNDEAAARARAVIPGGVNSPVRAFGSVGGTPRSIVSARGATVQDIAGREYIDLVASWGPALLGHAHPEVVATVQDAATRGLSFGASTLAETELAELVIDRLDVDGIRGIDRLRLVSTGTEATMTAIRIARGATGRDVIIKFAGHYHGHSDGLLAESGSGVATLGLPGSAGVPADIAALTLVLPYNDRDAVRTAFAAHPGRIAAIITEAAGANAGVLAPEDGFNRFLVETAHANGALVIVDEVLTGFRVGAAGWWGLERAAGETWTPDLVTFGKVIGGGMPLAAIGGRTELMELLAPLGPVYQAGTLSGNPLAVAAGHATLRLADADVYARIDRASAAVSAALHDALDAEGVAHTISHAGSLFSVAFRDAPVRDYDDARAQDSWRYPPFFHAMLDAGISLPPSVFEAWFLTAAHDDDIIDRIVTALPDAARAAAAAQH; translated from the coding sequence ATGACGACGAATGACGAAGCCGCCGCCCGCGCACGCGCCGTGATCCCCGGCGGAGTAAATTCGCCCGTTCGCGCCTTCGGGTCGGTCGGCGGCACGCCGCGGTCGATCGTGTCCGCCCGCGGGGCGACCGTGCAGGACATCGCAGGTCGCGAGTACATCGACCTCGTCGCGTCGTGGGGGCCGGCCCTCCTCGGCCACGCGCACCCCGAGGTCGTGGCGACCGTGCAGGATGCCGCGACCCGCGGCCTCTCGTTCGGCGCCTCCACGCTCGCCGAGACCGAGCTCGCGGAGCTCGTCATCGACCGGCTCGACGTCGACGGCATCCGTGGCATCGACCGTCTCCGGCTCGTCTCGACGGGCACGGAGGCCACCATGACGGCCATCCGCATCGCGCGCGGCGCGACGGGCCGTGACGTCATCATCAAGTTCGCGGGCCACTATCACGGCCACTCCGACGGCCTGCTGGCCGAGTCCGGGTCGGGCGTGGCGACCCTCGGGCTGCCGGGCTCCGCGGGTGTCCCCGCCGACATCGCCGCGCTGACGCTCGTCCTGCCCTACAACGACCGCGATGCCGTGCGCACGGCGTTCGCCGCGCACCCGGGCCGCATCGCCGCGATCATCACGGAGGCCGCGGGCGCGAATGCCGGCGTGCTCGCCCCCGAAGACGGATTCAACCGCTTCCTCGTCGAAACGGCGCACGCGAACGGGGCCCTCGTGATCGTCGACGAGGTGCTCACGGGGTTCCGCGTCGGCGCCGCCGGCTGGTGGGGACTCGAGCGCGCAGCGGGCGAAACGTGGACGCCCGATCTCGTGACCTTCGGCAAGGTCATCGGCGGAGGCATGCCCCTCGCCGCCATCGGCGGACGCACGGAGCTCATGGAGCTTCTCGCCCCGCTCGGCCCGGTCTACCAGGCCGGAACGCTCAGCGGCAATCCGCTCGCCGTCGCGGCCGGGCACGCGACCCTCCGCCTCGCCGACGCCGACGTGTACGCCCGCATCGATCGTGCGTCGGCGGCCGTCTCGGCCGCGCTGCACGACGCCCTCGACGCCGAGGGCGTGGCGCACACGATCTCGCACGCGGGAAGCCTCTTCTCGGTCGCGTTCCGCGATGCGCCCGTCCGTGACTACGACGACGCGCGCGCGCAGGACTCGTGGCGCTATCCGCCGTTCTTCCACGCGATGCTGGACGCCGGCATCTCCCTGCCGCCGAGCGTCTTCGAAGCCTGGTTCCTCACGGCAGCCCACGACGACGACATCATCGACAGGATCGTCACGGCCCTCCCGGATGCGGCCAGAGCCGCGGCGGCAGCGCAGCACTGA